The window GGTTACCGACGACTCCTCAATGGGAAACTCCTTCTCGTTCATCTTGAAGGCGGTGGTGCCATGCTGAAAGTTACGCAGACGCACTACGGGGATGTCGCCAACAAAGACGGCCCCCTCCATCACCGGTTTCCGGCGGTAGATCTGCCTGATCTCCTCCCGCAACTTCAAGGGATTGTCCCAGTTGCCGATCATGATGACAACTCCCAGTCCCTCCTCCTCCAGAACAGCCTTGTAGGCCATCACCTCCTCGGTGGCCTCCTCAAAGCTCCTGGAGTCGATAACAACCAGAAAGCGGCTCTCGAACTTCCCGCTTTCGGGTATGATCCGGTCTGCCGCCATGGTAAGGAGGGTGGCAAGCAGGTAGAATATGGCTATGGTTTTGATCTTCTTCATATAGATGTTCGCTATTGCATAAAATGTTCTAATCGCGCAATACTCTTGTTGATCTCATTGCTCAATTGTTGAGAGGCTTGCGGTTGTGCGGCCACCTCCCTGAGTGCGGCCACGATCTCCTCCCTGCGGTAGGAGTTGTTGAACCAGCCGAGTGCTTCGGCAAGCGCCACGCGCAACGAAGCATCTTCACTCGTATCGGTCAGCACCTGGAGATAATCACCCACCTGCTTGTGGTAGTTGTTATTGCGCAGCATTCTTGCTGCAGATATTCTGCTCTTCAACGGCTTCTCCCTGTTGGTGACGTCGTTGGCCATCGCCGCTATCCGCTTGCGGGAGGCGAAGATGTGTTGGAACTCTTCCCATACCTTTTCTTTGTCTGGATAGGAGATGTTCTGATCAAGCTGTCGTTTCATCTCTGCTTCCATCGCATCGAAATCCATCCGGTCGAAGGTGAAGGTGACATTGAAATGGACCCGTTCATCAAGATAATTGTCGAGGTAGATTTTCACCAGATAGGGAATAAAGTGGTCGGAACCGATGGCGCCCATGGCATATACCGATTTGCGACGGATAAACTCGTAGGGGTCATTAATCGACTTCTCCAGCAGTTGTGCAAAATGGTCACCGCCGTAGAGCTGGAGCAGTAGAAAAGCCTGCAGCCGTACCGAGTAGTAGGGCGACTCGTTATAGGCTTTGGTAAGAAATTCAGCCATCCCGGGATACCCCAGGTCGGAAAGTTTATGCAGCGCCAGTCCCTTCAGATCGGGATGATCTGCTTTGTTGTATAATGCCAGCCAGTAGGCAGTGTCTGTAGTGCGAAGGTCTACCTGATCGGCAACATCGCCTGCAAAACGGAAGGTGGGGTCTCCAATGATGTGTGACTCCAGGATGTTGATCTCGCGGGCCCATTCACCTATCCGAAAACCAAGTCCCAGCAGACCCAACAGGTCGGTTGAACTCTTGTCCTGCAATACGTTGACACTGTTGGCGAAGGTGGCCAGCGTCTTGCCGTCGGCGAAGATGTACTCGCCGGCTATATAGCGCTCTTCACGGAAATCACCATTGTAGCAGGCGTCGAAGATCACCATCCGGGCATTGGGCGAGATGAGCGGCACATCGTCCAGGACGATGCCGGTCTGCAGATCGAGAAGCGAATCGGCTACCCGCTGTTTCGGATCATCTGCCCCTGCAAACCAGAGAGTATCTATCCGGTAAAGCTCCATCCAGGTCTGTTTCAGTTTTTCCTGCTGCTGGACATCCCCGGCACGACGGAGAGCCTGCCGGAAGAGGCGTCGTCCCGCCTCCATCTGCTCCTCGCTCTCCTTGGTATGCGGCAGTGCTGTAAGGTATTGCCTGTCGGGCGTTCCATGCTCGTGGAAAAGCATCAGGTCCAAATCCATCCGTCGAAGTTGCTCGGTTACCAGCTCCTTCATATAGGGGTACATGTTGAAAAAGAGAAACTTTGCGGAACTTTTGTTGCGGAAGGCGGCCGGAATCTGCTCCCGCATCATCATCCCCTGGTTGCGCCATGCAGTAAGGCTGTTTGAGAAGGAACCCTCGCCAGTATAGGCGACAACCACATCGAGCGGATTCTGCTGCTCCCGTTCGAGAAGTAGTTTCCGGAAATAGCTTCGTATCTGTTGATACCCCTCTTCTCCCTGTCGCGTCGGTTTCAGTCGCCCGCTGTAGATATCACTCTGGATATACTGGGGAGAGTCTCCCCGCAGTGAATAGTAGTGGAGCAGCGGCTCCTCCTCATCACTTCCGAGGTCGTCGAACCGTAGGTCGAAATCGTCGTAAAAGCGGTCGGAAGGTACCGACGAGTCACGTTTGGGGAACCGCTCCTGATCCATCTTGAAGGCGGAAGTGAGATGCTGCGCATCGCGGATCATCGGTACCGGAATCTGTCCGATCAAGATCGCTCCTTCCAGCTGATGATGTAGATAGAGATGGTGCAGCTGTTGCCTCAGCTCATCGGGCTGTTTCCACTCCCCGGAAAGGAGTGATGGCGAAAAGCCTTCCCGTTCCAGGAGTGTGCTGTAGGCATCGATCTCCGCCTTGCAGGCGGTATAGGTGGATTGATCCACCACGATGGCAAAACCTTTGCCTGCAGCTTCTACCCCGTAAGTGAGCAGCAAGGAAAAAGCTGTCAGAAATATCAATTTTCGAACCATATTCAATTTAATTATCAAAAGGTGAGCCCAATACCTAAGCGGGCAATCAGCCTTGTATCATCACTTTCGGTCGGTTTATAATAATCGGCAGTCACTTTCACGTAGGCACCGCCGCCCCTTTGGGCTAAAAGGCCGGTAAAATAGCTGATGGAGGCTCCCACCTTATAGTAGTCCTGTTTCAAATAGTCTGCCTCGGGATTCATGAAATCGGTAATGACGATCGATCCGGGGTCGACACCACCATAGTGATACTCCCCTTTCCGGTTCATTTTCCGGACGAGGTCGGCACCCAGCACCCAACGGGAGTTTCCACCTGTGGAAAGATTGAATTTAGCATCTGCTCCCAGGTAGAGATCACTGATCTTCAGGTATGAGGCTGGCATGATATAGTTGTCGTCCGTTACGGTGTAGAGTGCATATATACCTGCTTTCCAGCTGTACTCCCGAACCGCGTTGCGGAAGAGGTCGTACGACAGGCGGTAGCTGTCGCGCCGATAGGTAGAGCGGATGCTGCTGTAGAGATCCACCCACTGTTGTACTTCATAACTGTTGTCCAGCACCTGTACAAACTCGATGCCATCTGTCCGGCTACTGCGGTAGATGAAGTCTACCCTGTTCAGGTTGACCCCCTCGTGCAGCAGTGCTGCATGTCCATAGAGCACCTGCTGACGTATGGTACCCTCCTTGCGGGGTTTGGTGATATCCCTCACCGCCTCTTCCACACGGTAGCCGTAGCCACCCTCGGCAAAAAGGCGAAAAGCTTGCTGTTGCCAACCGTACTGCAGGCCGAAACCCACCTTGTTGGCATCGTAGATAAAGCTACCCAGCGATTGCAGACCGCCGATCACGGCAGTATAGTGATTCCCCAATCCCCGCATCACGAACACATTCTGGTTTACTTGGGTGTCACTGTTGCTATGTGCCCGGGTCTCCTGGATCATGTTCTCGTACTCCAGATTTATACCCACACGATGGGATCCGAAGATGCCAGCGATACCCGGCTTCACGTTAATGGAATAGAGGTAGAGCTCCGAACGGGGATCCATCTGCTTGGCTCCCGTCTCCGCTTTATATGCAGCCTGTATACCCAGCAGATAGTGATTGGCCAGTGGGCGGGATGATACCTTCATCTGCAGGTTGTAATGCTGCTTTTTCCATTCACTCGGGTTGGGATCTACCGGATAGTAAGGTACTCCCCGGTAAGGATCGAGCATCGCCGTATTGAAACGGGTATCCTTCTCGGTTTCGTTAGCATAGGCAAACCGGCCCCAGGCATAGATGCCACCGATCTGTTGACCACCCTCGGTGACCACATCGAGTTGTCGCTCCTTTTCTCCCTGTTGCACCCTCTTGAAGGTTCCGTCGGTTGTCTGGTAACCAGCCTCCAGGAGGCCGTATTTACCGAGGCTGTCGAGGCCGATACCGGCACCGTTGTCGCTCTCCAACCATGTGGAGCGAGCCTTGCTCAGTTCTATGGTGAGTGGTGATACTTGGGCCTTGATGCAGGGGGCCAACTGAAGGGCTACAGCCGCCAGCAACAGCCCTTTGATGTATTGTATGTTATTTCTCTTCATAATCGTTCCTCTTTTTGCTATTTCCAGGTGTTCCAGGCGGGGGCTTTAGCGTCGTAGCGCCTGATCATTGGCGGATCCATCACCTCAAAGTCGTCGGTGCTGTTGTTGGTATCCTGCAGGATCACACGTCCGTCGGGATGTGTCTCCTTCACTTTTCTGGCCACGCTTACTCCAAGGTAGGTGCCGTTGACGGTAGCTGCACCGGCATCCAGGATGGCGGGCATCCGTTTCAGTTCCATCTGGTTGGGGTTGCCTACATTCTCCAGTGCGTCCACCACCGATTCGATCGGTACTCTGTAGGTCTTTGTCGTGGTTCCTACCGGGCTCACCACTTCGGTTGGACTGTTGGGATCGATCGGTTCGGAGGGCACGAAGAGTATGAATGCTCCTCCGAAGACGGTGGTCAGCCACTGTGCGACGGGCGAGGGCCAGAAGGCCATCTTCATGTTGATGGCCGGGTTATCCTGGATCAGCGAGGTGGTCTGTACCAGTGTCTCAAATTCGGCACTCAGCAGGTTGACGGGTGCGGAGGGGTTGAGGTTCTCCTTCCTGTGGTCATCAGCCATCTGGGCGATAATGATCGATTCGCCCGGCTGAAGTGGAAAATCGGCCGTGTCTGGTACCTGCCAGATCTGCAGGGCATAGACGTACTTGTCGGCATCGGGACCATCATATACAGGCATATTTGCAGTGGCGGTTAGGGGATTGATGATGGCAATGGCCAGGCCGCGGACATTCTGCTCGAGATCGCTGTTGTTGTAGATCTCATAAAACTGGTCGCGGAAATAGGAGCCGCCGCTGGGGGTTCTCGATCCGCAGTAGTAGACCTCCTTGAAAAGGAGTGCGCCGGACTTGGCTGCCCCCACCTCCACAGTGATGGTTTCCATATCCTTTGTTATCCCCACGTTCACCACATTTCCGTTGTAATTGTACGAAAATCCATCTTCGCTTTTCGCGGCACTCACCGTTACGGTGTAGATGCCAGGGATGATATTCTCTACAGTGACCGGCTGATTGGGTGTCATGGTGGTGGAGAGCTCATATCGTTCGGCAAAATTGACCAGCTTTACCTGTAACTGGTCGGGTATCGGCGCATCGCCCACGTTGAGATTCACCTCAATGGTGGCGCGCAACGGAACCATCTTCTCCGCATCGGAGACACTCTGAAACTGCTCGCAAGAGAGTAGCAGTGTCAGCAGTAGGAAGAGACTGTATCTGTTGATTTTCTTCTTCATATGATTTTCGGATTTTAATCTTTTCTATCTATGGTTGTAAATCGCGCTGGGAAATTCCACTCCTCCCTACAACTGGAGTGCCAGTTCAAAGCCGAAGTAGAGGGGAATATTTAACCGTGTGAATGAGCCAGGTGTACGTTTACTCTCATAGAGCGGTCTGTTGTTGAACATGTTGTTGGCGTAGAAACTGGCCTTCAGGTTGCGGCCAATCTCCTTGGTCAGATGGAAGTTGATCAGCAGCACGGGGAAATAGGACTCCGTGATAAAACGGGTGGGACTCCTTACTTGTTTGAGATAGGCAAATTCGGGATCATTATACATCGATTCATTGAAAGGCTTTACTGAGCCATCTACACGCGAGATATAGGATACCAGAATGGAGTCGTTTCCGTAGGTGGTCCAGTACTTGTTCAGCCAGCTCACCTGTGCAGTGGTGGTCACCACAAACCCAATTGAGGGGATGTTGTGGGTGGCCCTGAGGGTGGTGGTGAAGCGCTCCCGCTCATATTTCTCTGCCCCCTTCTCGTAGATGCCGACGTTCCGTTCCAGGTTGTTCAGGTTCTTCTGGTTGCTGAAGGAGTGGCCGTCGTTCCAATCGGTCGACCGCATATAGGCTCCGTTCAGTACGAAGGAGGTCCGGATGGCGTTGATCCTGCCGAAGTCGAAATCGAATTCCACGCCCCGGTTATGCGACCGTCCGTCGTTGGTGGGTGTGGCAAAGGAGACAAAAATATTGTGACGCTCCTTCTCCTTCAGGGTGGGGATGGTGCCAGGGTTGGCCTCCGCCTGTTCGTAGATGATATATTCGAGCAGCCTGTAGGAGTCGATGGTGGTAGCCAAATTATATCCATTTTTCAACTGCTCGTCGTATGCGGTGACCGAGAATCGCATCTTTTTCACCATCAGGTCGAGTCCGATCTCCGCTTTCCGGTTTGCCGCGATTTTCAGATCGCGGTTCTCGGTGTTGAAAACCCGGGTAGTGGCCAGGAAAAGTTGTTCATCCTGGGGTACGGATGAGGAGTTGAGCGTATTGAAGTGTACCAGGTCGAAGTAGGCATTTTCAGGATAGAGGTAGAGGGCCGTCGGGGCCTTGGCGGTAATGCCGTATCCTCCTCTCAGCCACAGCTTCTGCGGCAAGATGTCGAATGAGAGGTTGGAGCGGGGTGTGACGATGCTCTTTCCGTTGACCAGGTCGTAGCGGGCACCCGCCTGAACCATCAGCTCATGTTTACCCATGATCCAGTTGAGATTCTCTTCGGCATAGAGCGACAACTGGTTGATAAAAGGTATCTCGGAATATTTTCTGGGACGGGGTGAAGAGTTCTCAGAACTGAGCACTCTATATGGCGGATTGTTGGGGTCATATACCTTGCCATCGCCCAGGTTGCCGTCGCTCTTGAAGTTGGCTCCGACCAGGATCCGGTTATTGATATTGCCCACGCTCTTGGTTAAAGTGGCATTCAGGTTGGCGAAGATATTTACCTCCTTGCCGTAGATGTCGTATTGGCTGTAGTATTCGTTGGGGAGGTAGGTGGCAATAAGATCTTTTTCCGAAGGAGGAATATTGGTCAGTTCATTTCCTTGGTCGTCAAATACTTGCTGTCCAGGTCGGTTGCTTAGGACCGCCTTGTCGGTTTTCGACATCGAATAGGCAGCGAATGCATTGCCCAGCAACTCTTTCTGGTAGGAGTGCTTGTCGCGGTAGCTGCCCGAGAGGGTATACTTCACGTTGTTCAGCCATCCCTTTCGGATGTTGAGGGTTCCGTTGGTGTTGAGGCGCAGGCCAAGGTCGCGAGCTCCGGTCTCCAGTTGGCTGCGGGCATCGTCGGGATTCTTCTCGCGGGTATCCTTGCCGAGTGAGAGATCGAGCGAGGTGGTGCTGAAAAGCTTGTTGAACTGGTTGGAATAGATGCTCCGGGCTGTTGCACGCTGATAATAGGCATATGACTCCTTGGCATCCTTTATGCTGTAGGCATAATCACCGCTTATATTCAGGTTTCCTCTCTCTTTGCCCAGATTCACTCCCTTGCTGACGGAGGCCTGGTAGATGTAGGGATCTGTCTTCAGGCGTACAGTAAGTGGCTCACGTCCGGCTTTCGATCTGATAATCACAGCGCCGGAGGTGAGATCGCCATGCTCCACCGAAGGGATACCTCTGATTACTTCTACCGACTCGATATTGTCGGTGGAGATACTGCGGATATCCAGCCCGGAGTTGGGTGACGAGCCACCGCCAATAGCAGCACCACTGCCGCTGATGGCGGGCGAGAGGGTTTGCAGGTTGGCGTTGTTGGATAGGGGAGCTCCATCGATCACGATAGCGGTACCCATACTGTTCATGTTGGCTGCATCGGTGGGTATCGGTACGCCCTGGTTAACCGGATTGGCTCCCAGACTACGAATATTGAAGGTCTTGGCCGTAGCCAGTCCGCTCTGGTAGGAGGTGACTCCGCCCGGAAGCAGTTGCATGATATCGCTCAATGAACTGGTTTGCAGGTGGTCCATCGCCTGTCGTGAGATGGTGGAGGCTGTGGCTCTACCCGCTTTGCTCTCCTTGGCCACCACCGTGATTTCGGTGAGACGGAAGGTACTCTCCTGCATCTGGAGTGAAAGAGACAGGTTTTGCCCGGCAGCCAGCGTGAAGGTGGTATCGATCGGTTCCATTCCCAGGAAATCGATCCTTATGTTTATCCGCCCGGGCGATAACTTGTCGAAAAAGAATTCTCCCCTGCTATTGGTCGCGGTGGCAGCCCCTTGCGGCAGCACTTGCACCGTGGCAAACTCAACTGGTACGGAGGGATTGTTCAACTCCGTTACCCGGCCTCTCAAGGAAGCGGTTGTCTCCTGAGCCATCAACTGCGTTGTAGTAACCATCCACAACCCCAATATGGCTATCCCGAAAAGAAGAGGTCTCCTCCTCGAAGTGATGAATTTGAGATGCTGATCACTGTTCATACGTTATCTTCTTAATTTCTTAATAATGTGATTACAAAAAATGGAGAAATATCAATCGGTAAGTCGGCGGAGGGTGCGTTGCAGCTCCCGTTTCACCAGATCATCCTTTTCCACTTCGATCTGTGACTTGCAGAAGTCTATGATCTCCTGTTTTCTCCAGGATTGGGTGTACCAGCCCAAAGCTTCGGCCAACAGCTGTCTCAGGGTCTGATCGTGAGACTCCCTCATGAAACGGAAAAGGGTGTCGAGGTAGGCAGCCTGTTGGGAGTTGCGAAGTGCGGTGATGGTGAAACGATTGTTGCGCGTTTCTGTTGCCGGATCGAGCAGCCCTTTCATGTCGCTCTCCTTGGAGATGAGGATCCGTTCAAAATTGCCTCTTTCGGCTCTCCGCTCATCGTACCAGATTCCCTGCTTTCCCTCCAGTGCTTTGTCGTAAGCGGCTAGAGCCGCCTCCTTCTCATAAAGTTCAACTGCACCCTTCACCTGGTAACTGACCCGCTGTGAGGTTCCCGGCGCTATCCACATGCCGATTAACTCATCCAGAAGTTGGGGAGATTGGTTCTCGGAAGCGTCGATGGCAGCGAAGCGATTCAGCAGTTCGTAATCGTCGCGGAGCCCCGCAAGGATGGAGGATATGGCCAGATTATCTTCACTTTTTTTAATGAGGCGGTAGGCCATCAGCCTTGCTGTAGGCGAGGAGTCGCTTCTTTGGATCGAGAAGAGCTGCTCGGGAGATATGGCTCCTTTGGCAGCCAACCGCTTCATGGCCAAAGCTCTCACCTCCGGATGCTTATCCTTCAGCAGTTTTTTCCAGTAACCGGTATCATCCTTTTTGTGTGCCATCGCAAAGTTGAGTTTGTCGCCTCCCTCTCTGCTGGCAGCATACATATAGGTAGGGTCGCCAATCAGGTGCGATTCCAGGGTGAACTGCTCTTTTGCCCAGTTACCCACACTTACCCCCAACTCCAGCAATCCGATCAACTGGTTGCTCCAGATGTCCTGAAGCGTATTCACCGAGTTGGCCTTGACCACAACCGTATGCCCGGGGTTGAAGATGTAGTGCCCACTGATGTAATCCTCCAGGTGGAAGGAGCCGTTGAAGCAGGCGTCGAGCATGATGAAGCGGGCTGCCGGGGTGAAATTTTTCAGGTCATCAATATGGATATCCATAGCGGCGTCCGCAA of the Petrimonas mucosa genome contains:
- a CDS encoding DUF4876 domain-containing protein translates to MKKKINRYSLFLLLTLLLSCEQFQSVSDAEKMVPLRATIEVNLNVGDAPIPDQLQVKLVNFAERYELSTTMTPNQPVTVENIIPGIYTVTVSAAKSEDGFSYNYNGNVVNVGITKDMETITVEVGAAKSGALLFKEVYYCGSRTPSGGSYFRDQFYEIYNNSDLEQNVRGLAIAIINPLTATANMPVYDGPDADKYVYALQIWQVPDTADFPLQPGESIIIAQMADDHRKENLNPSAPVNLLSAEFETLVQTTSLIQDNPAINMKMAFWPSPVAQWLTTVFGGAFILFVPSEPIDPNSPTEVVSPVGTTTKTYRVPIESVVDALENVGNPNQMELKRMPAILDAGAATVNGTYLGVSVARKVKETHPDGRVILQDTNNSTDDFEVMDPPMIRRYDAKAPAWNTWK
- a CDS encoding HEAT repeat domain-containing protein, giving the protein MKICKIVLALSLLMASSHVSPQSHQRLFAIVVDPAVSENCGASIDAYARSIRADGLETLIIVDKWHVPDSIRVQLQQLYLNNHLEGAVFIGDIPVPMIRDAQHLTTAFKMDQRRPWDQSSIPSDRFYDDFDLQFEYLKQDSLQPLLHYYSLSPKGAQTVKSEIYTARIKPPKYEGKSRFDLISTFLEKAVREKASARRISQITYFAGNGYHSNSLAARIDERFSLTNQFSVLTNGKGKLNYIDHTYDEFIKGRLMAELEREDLDLAILHHHGAEDTQYLNASPYSIMADKWLEMARKFFRGKIRNAKDTTASKQYYIEKYNVPESWVNNAFDPAVMLKDSLADAAMDIHIDDLKNFTPAARFIMLDACFNGSFHLEDYISGHYIFNPGHTVVVKANSVNTLQDIWSNQLIGLLELGVSVGNWAKEQFTLESHLIGDPTYMYAASREGGDKLNFAMAHKKDDTGYWKKLLKDKHPEVRALAMKRLAAKGAISPEQLFSIQRSDSSPTARLMAYRLIKKSEDNLAISSILAGLRDDYELLNRFAAIDASENQSPQLLDELIGMWIAPGTSQRVSYQVKGAVELYEKEAALAAYDKALEGKQGIWYDERRAERGNFERILISKESDMKGLLDPATETRNNRFTITALRNSQQAAYLDTLFRFMRESHDQTLRQLLAEALGWYTQSWRKQEIIDFCKSQIEVEKDDLVKRELQRTLRRLTD
- a CDS encoding HEAT repeat domain-containing protein, which gives rise to MVRKLIFLTAFSLLLTYGVEAAGKGFAIVVDQSTYTACKAEIDAYSTLLEREGFSPSLLSGEWKQPDELRQQLHHLYLHHQLEGAILIGQIPVPMIRDAQHLTSAFKMDQERFPKRDSSVPSDRFYDDFDLRFDDLGSDEEEPLLHYYSLRGDSPQYIQSDIYSGRLKPTRQGEEGYQQIRSYFRKLLLEREQQNPLDVVVAYTGEGSFSNSLTAWRNQGMMMREQIPAAFRNKSSAKFLFFNMYPYMKELVTEQLRRMDLDLMLFHEHGTPDRQYLTALPHTKESEEQMEAGRRLFRQALRRAGDVQQQEKLKQTWMELYRIDTLWFAGADDPKQRVADSLLDLQTGIVLDDVPLISPNARMVIFDACYNGDFREERYIAGEYIFADGKTLATFANSVNVLQDKSSTDLLGLLGLGFRIGEWAREINILESHIIGDPTFRFAGDVADQVDLRTTDTAYWLALYNKADHPDLKGLALHKLSDLGYPGMAEFLTKAYNESPYYSVRLQAFLLLQLYGGDHFAQLLEKSINDPYEFIRRKSVYAMGAIGSDHFIPYLVKIYLDNYLDERVHFNVTFTFDRMDFDAMEAEMKRQLDQNISYPDKEKVWEEFQHIFASRKRIAAMANDVTNREKPLKSRISAARMLRNNNYHKQVGDYLQVLTDTSEDASLRVALAEALGWFNNSYRREEIVAALREVAAQPQASQQLSNEINKSIARLEHFMQ
- a CDS encoding TonB-dependent receptor yields the protein MNSDQHLKFITSRRRPLLFGIAILGLWMVTTTQLMAQETTASLRGRVTELNNPSVPVEFATVQVLPQGAATATNSRGEFFFDKLSPGRINIRIDFLGMEPIDTTFTLAAGQNLSLSLQMQESTFRLTEITVVAKESKAGRATASTISRQAMDHLQTSSLSDIMQLLPGGVTSYQSGLATAKTFNIRSLGANPVNQGVPIPTDAANMNSMGTAIVIDGAPLSNNANLQTLSPAISGSGAAIGGGSSPNSGLDIRSISTDNIESVEVIRGIPSVEHGDLTSGAVIIRSKAGREPLTVRLKTDPYIYQASVSKGVNLGKERGNLNISGDYAYSIKDAKESYAYYQRATARSIYSNQFNKLFSTTSLDLSLGKDTREKNPDDARSQLETGARDLGLRLNTNGTLNIRKGWLNNVKYTLSGSYRDKHSYQKELLGNAFAAYSMSKTDKAVLSNRPGQQVFDDQGNELTNIPPSEKDLIATYLPNEYYSQYDIYGKEVNIFANLNATLTKSVGNINNRILVGANFKSDGNLGDGKVYDPNNPPYRVLSSENSSPRPRKYSEIPFINQLSLYAEENLNWIMGKHELMVQAGARYDLVNGKSIVTPRSNLSFDILPQKLWLRGGYGITAKAPTALYLYPENAYFDLVHFNTLNSSSVPQDEQLFLATTRVFNTENRDLKIAANRKAEIGLDLMVKKMRFSVTAYDEQLKNGYNLATTIDSYRLLEYIIYEQAEANPGTIPTLKEKERHNIFVSFATPTNDGRSHNRGVEFDFDFGRINAIRTSFVLNGAYMRSTDWNDGHSFSNQKNLNNLERNVGIYEKGAEKYERERFTTTLRATHNIPSIGFVVTTTAQVSWLNKYWTTYGNDSILVSYISRVDGSVKPFNESMYNDPEFAYLKQVRSPTRFITESYFPVLLINFHLTKEIGRNLKASFYANNMFNNRPLYESKRTPGSFTRLNIPLYFGFELALQL
- a CDS encoding DUF6850 family outer membrane beta-barrel protein; amino-acid sequence: MKRNNIQYIKGLLLAAVALQLAPCIKAQVSPLTIELSKARSTWLESDNGAGIGLDSLGKYGLLEAGYQTTDGTFKRVQQGEKERQLDVVTEGGQQIGGIYAWGRFAYANETEKDTRFNTAMLDPYRGVPYYPVDPNPSEWKKQHYNLQMKVSSRPLANHYLLGIQAAYKAETGAKQMDPRSELYLYSINVKPGIAGIFGSHRVGINLEYENMIQETRAHSNSDTQVNQNVFVMRGLGNHYTAVIGGLQSLGSFIYDANKVGFGLQYGWQQQAFRLFAEGGYGYRVEEAVRDITKPRKEGTIRQQVLYGHAALLHEGVNLNRVDFIYRSSRTDGIEFVQVLDNSYEVQQWVDLYSSIRSTYRRDSYRLSYDLFRNAVREYSWKAGIYALYTVTDDNYIMPASYLKISDLYLGADAKFNLSTGGNSRWVLGADLVRKMNRKGEYHYGGVDPGSIVITDFMNPEADYLKQDYYKVGASISYFTGLLAQRGGGAYVKVTADYYKPTESDDTRLIARLGIGLTF